One Porphyromonas pogonae genomic region harbors:
- a CDS encoding TonB-dependent receptor plug domain-containing protein has translation MKIRNLLISLSQLGILCATVSSFAMAQGKIHKLPSSLTPDDTTCSRSYKIDEVVVTGTQTPRALKNLPIITQVISHKDIERLHPRSVTDILQMSIPGTQVSMHGAQYRMSIQGLSADYILFLIDGERVSSEGNSIVDLNRLDVANIERVEIIRGAASAIYGSNAIGGVINFITRNVDKPLQISTTADWASEGMQRYHGSLALKHRAFSSLTSAGWKGIKGYDLPDGEDKKLPIPGSRTWNISEKLSYRSHDKKWDINLYGDYNRRNQDWDDKIRYLYDGYTAGTRIGFVANESNSFNLSYNLEGYDRSTYYYTATKDNIEPIFLLLTHTTRLQYNRGGDENSKIHFNAGFESVNESLRSDRFKSSDTRYHAGIYTLYAQCDWKVLPNLSLILGAREDIHSRFGGHLTPRLSMLYKADNWRVRLSYSEGFRSPSLKELYMDWDHRGMFQILGNKDLNPEKSRMIALSPEYQYKNLNITLIGYYNRISDRIYMRSESNGSIMRYVNGDKPTELWCAQAMIRWKLPFGLGIDMDYAYVHDKQTVKGKDGRTSPVSSTRPHNLTGTLSYDYKFSNYTLSANLNNRYSSKFTSNIYNQNTDNYTEVTYKGYCISRFTLSGQWKNRVKVSIGSDNLFDHVSDRINISSSLSPGRSYFASISLNY, from the coding sequence ATGAAAATAAGAAATCTACTCATATCCCTTTCCCAATTAGGAATCTTATGTGCGACAGTTTCTTCTTTTGCAATGGCACAAGGTAAGATTCATAAATTGCCATCGTCATTGACTCCTGATGACACCACCTGTAGTAGAAGTTATAAAATAGATGAGGTGGTAGTAACAGGTACACAAACTCCGCGCGCACTCAAAAATCTACCCATCATCACACAAGTGATCAGTCATAAGGATATTGAGCGACTTCATCCCCGATCTGTAACGGATATCCTACAAATGAGTATTCCCGGAACGCAGGTATCAATGCACGGAGCTCAATACCGCATGTCAATACAAGGCCTTTCGGCTGATTATATCTTATTTTTAATAGATGGAGAAAGAGTTTCTTCCGAAGGAAATAGCATAGTGGATCTCAATAGATTGGATGTAGCCAATATCGAACGTGTGGAAATCATACGAGGTGCCGCCTCTGCAATCTACGGTTCAAATGCCATAGGTGGTGTTATTAACTTTATAACTCGTAATGTTGATAAACCTTTACAGATATCAACCACGGCAGATTGGGCTTCCGAAGGAATGCAACGTTATCATGGATCATTGGCTCTCAAACATCGAGCTTTCAGCTCTCTTACCTCGGCAGGATGGAAAGGAATAAAAGGCTATGACCTCCCCGATGGAGAAGATAAGAAATTACCTATACCGGGAAGTAGAACATGGAATATAAGTGAAAAGCTTTCCTATCGCTCTCACGATAAGAAATGGGACATAAACTTATACGGCGACTACAACCGCCGCAATCAAGACTGGGATGACAAGATCAGATACTTATATGATGGTTATACTGCCGGCACGCGCATCGGGTTCGTTGCCAACGAATCCAATAGTTTCAATTTGAGCTACAACCTCGAAGGCTATGATAGGTCTACCTACTACTATACTGCGACGAAGGATAATATAGAACCAATATTTCTACTTCTGACCCACACCACACGTCTGCAATACAACAGAGGAGGAGACGAAAATAGTAAAATACACTTCAATGCCGGCTTTGAGTCCGTTAACGAAAGCCTGAGAAGTGATAGATTCAAAAGTTCTGACACCAGATATCATGCAGGAATATACACTTTGTATGCTCAATGCGATTGGAAAGTTTTGCCCAATTTATCCCTTATCTTAGGAGCCAGAGAAGATATTCATTCTCGATTCGGCGGGCATCTTACTCCCCGCCTATCTATGCTTTACAAAGCCGATAACTGGCGTGTGCGCCTATCATACTCTGAAGGATTCAGATCACCCTCGCTAAAAGAGTTGTATATGGATTGGGATCACAGAGGAATGTTTCAGATTTTGGGCAACAAAGATCTAAATCCAGAAAAAAGTCGTATGATCGCCCTCTCTCCGGAATATCAATACAAGAATTTAAATATAACTTTAATTGGCTATTACAACCGTATTTCAGACAGAATTTATATGCGTAGCGAGAGTAATGGTAGTATCATGAGATATGTTAATGGTGATAAACCGACCGAATTATGGTGTGCACAAGCTATGATTAGGTGGAAACTTCCCTTTGGTTTAGGTATAGACATGGATTATGCCTATGTTCATGACAAACAAACTGTCAAAGGTAAGGATGGACGTACGTCTCCCGTGAGTTCTACTAGACCTCATAACCTGACAGGGACACTATCATATGATTACAAATTCTCAAACTATACACTATCAGCTAATCTAAACAATCGTTACAGCAGTAAGTTTACATCCAACATTTATAATCAAAATACAGATAACTATACTGAAGTTACCTACAAGGGCTACTGTATTTCTCGCTTTACGCTTTCAGGACAATGGAAAAATAGAGTAAAAGTAAGTATTGGTTCTGATAATCTTTTCGACCATGTATCTGACAGAATAAATATCAGCTCTTCCCTCTCTCCAGGACGAAGCTACTTTGCATCCATAAGTCTCAACTATTAA
- a CDS encoding AAA family ATPase: MKDDILKKIRCYKDEVSIEFDDLTTFVDKNDIGKSTVLEGLEIPVGGIKLVCI, encoded by the coding sequence ATTAAAGACGATATACTTAAAAAAATCAGATGCTATAAAGATGAAGTTAGCATTGAATTTGACGACTTGACAACATTTGTCGATAAAAACGATATTGGTAAGTCTACTGTATTGGAAGGCTTAGAAATACCCGTTGGCGGAATTAAATTAGTGTGTATTTAA
- a CDS encoding HpaII family restriction endonuclease has translation MALTGNKGEWSEIYTLLKLLGEGKVYAGDQNLNKIQNLFYPIIMILRQEKEGNFNYELRYKDVVIQTPEGEELLRISASVFLTEAENLLKAINENDGAFAIPQIEAFMNSIYCHSLKAKSADKTDIRIILHDRRTKIKSEMGFSIKSQLGGDSTLLNASKATNFNFKIHGATLSDEDIAYVNSLNPKRNKVIDRVNAIKKKGGKLVFDKVDNQIFRNNLVMLDGDLPSIIANLLLEQLNSGISTLKELAEQITEINPLGYDTGQASPFYAYKIKHLLTSAALGMMPATAWSGKFDANGGYLVVKKDGEILCYHFYDRNRFEDYLFSNAYLERSSITRHKYASAIKEDDGTLSFKLNFQVRLK, from the coding sequence ATGGCACTGACAGGAAATAAAGGAGAATGGAGTGAAATATACACTCTGCTCAAATTATTAGGCGAGGGTAAGGTTTATGCCGGAGACCAGAACTTGAACAAAATTCAGAATTTGTTCTATCCAATTATCATGATTCTTCGCCAAGAAAAAGAGGGTAATTTCAACTATGAACTGCGATATAAAGATGTGGTTATTCAAACTCCAGAGGGGGAAGAACTACTGCGTATTTCTGCATCTGTATTCTTGACGGAAGCGGAGAATTTGTTGAAAGCCATCAATGAAAACGATGGAGCTTTTGCCATTCCTCAAATCGAAGCTTTCATGAATAGCATTTATTGTCATTCTTTGAAAGCAAAATCTGCTGATAAAACAGATATACGAATCATTTTGCACGACCGTAGGACCAAAATAAAATCCGAAATGGGGTTCAGTATAAAATCTCAGCTCGGAGGAGATTCGACATTATTAAATGCTAGTAAAGCCACTAATTTTAATTTTAAGATTCATGGTGCCACCCTTTCTGATGAAGATATTGCCTATGTTAATTCTTTGAATCCTAAACGAAATAAAGTTATAGATAGGGTCAATGCAATTAAAAAGAAAGGTGGCAAATTGGTATTTGATAAAGTTGACAATCAAATATTCCGCAATAATCTTGTTATGCTTGATGGAGATCTGCCGTCCATAATTGCCAATTTGCTTTTAGAACAATTGAATAGTGGTATATCCACATTGAAAGAATTGGCAGAACAGATTACAGAAATTAATCCTCTGGGGTATGATACAGGGCAGGCATCGCCTTTTTATGCTTATAAAATCAAACATCTTTTGACTTCAGCAGCGTTAGGAATGATGCCGGCTACTGCTTGGAGCGGAAAGTTTGATGCAAACGGAGGATATTTGGTCGTAAAGAAAGATGGAGAAATCCTTTGCTATCATTTCTATGACCGTAATCGTTTTGAAGATTACCTATTCTCTAATGCGTATTTGGAGCGTTCAAGTATTACTCGTCATAAATATGCTTCAGCCATCAAAGAAGACGATGGTACACTGTCATTCAAACTCAATTTTCAAGTTAGATTAAAGTAA
- the vsr gene encoding DNA mismatch endonuclease Vsr yields the protein MNHLTKEQRHKNMAANKGKGTKLELLFGKLLWNAGVRYRKNDTSVFGKPDFVIKGHKIAIFCDGEFWHGRNWKMRKNDHKSNCEFWHSKIQRNIERDKEVNAELQRQGWKVFRFWETDITKAPDKCLNRILNYMNIDTKTSEKIAITKMCGGNKVVMQMYGPHSLNEDGTVMAFDEQMAIVSHYLHNQGYKYAKPYEAKAEGLIEDVYNIHNKQVEGKCVSDVCVQYSLFSDLFSVPFLPIDNPKFTFIDLFAGIGGFRMAMQNLGGKCVFSSEWDAQAQKTYLLNYGEVPFGDITKEATKSFIPDDFDMLCAGFPCQAFSLAGKRLGFEETRGTLFFDVAEIIRRKRPKVFFLENVKGLLIHDKGKTIQTILKVLREDLDYYVPEPQIVNAMNFGVPQHRERVYIVGFRKDQNVNEFAYPVPTDTTKTFADIKEERTVSAKYYLSTQYIKTLVAHKERHAAKGNGFGYEIIPDNGVANAIVVGGMGRERNLVIDDRLEDFTPVTNIKGEINRDGLRRMTPREWARLQGFPDDFIIGVADASAYKQFGNSVAVPAIQATAQEVIKRINLSKFKKYGTDRK from the coding sequence ATGAACCACCTGACAAAAGAACAACGCCATAAGAATATGGCAGCAAATAAGGGTAAAGGCACCAAACTGGAACTTCTATTTGGTAAATTGCTCTGGAATGCAGGAGTAAGGTATCGCAAAAATGACACATCCGTATTTGGCAAACCGGATTTTGTAATCAAAGGTCATAAAATTGCGATATTTTGCGATGGTGAGTTTTGGCATGGAAGAAACTGGAAGATGAGGAAGAATGACCATAAAAGTAACTGTGAGTTTTGGCACTCTAAAATCCAAAGAAATATCGAGCGAGATAAAGAGGTGAATGCGGAATTGCAGAGACAGGGTTGGAAAGTATTCCGATTCTGGGAGACAGACATAACCAAAGCACCAGATAAATGCTTAAATAGAATTTTGAATTATATGAATATAGATACTAAGACTTCCGAAAAAATTGCCATTACAAAAATGTGTGGCGGTAATAAGGTCGTTATGCAAATGTATGGTCCTCATTCTTTGAATGAAGATGGAACTGTTATGGCGTTTGATGAACAAATGGCAATAGTTTCTCATTATCTGCATAACCAAGGATATAAATATGCAAAGCCGTATGAAGCTAAAGCCGAGGGATTGATCGAGGATGTATATAATATTCATAACAAGCAGGTTGAAGGAAAGTGTGTTTCGGATGTTTGTGTGCAGTATTCTCTATTCTCGGATTTGTTTTCTGTTCCATTCTTACCTATAGACAATCCTAAATTTACCTTTATAGATTTGTTTGCAGGAATTGGTGGATTTAGGATGGCAATGCAAAATCTTGGAGGAAAATGTGTGTTTTCCTCCGAATGGGACGCACAGGCTCAAAAAACATATTTATTAAATTATGGGGAAGTGCCGTTTGGCGATATTACAAAAGAAGCCACTAAATCATTTATCCCTGATGATTTTGATATGTTGTGTGCCGGATTTCCTTGTCAGGCGTTTTCATTGGCAGGAAAGCGGCTCGGCTTTGAGGAAACCAGAGGTACATTGTTTTTTGATGTAGCGGAAATCATACGTCGAAAGCGTCCAAAGGTATTCTTTTTAGAAAATGTCAAAGGGTTGCTTATTCATGACAAAGGAAAAACAATCCAAACGATATTAAAAGTTTTAAGGGAGGATTTGGATTATTATGTTCCAGAACCCCAAATTGTAAATGCAATGAATTTTGGAGTCCCGCAACACCGTGAAAGAGTATATATCGTGGGATTTAGGAAAGACCAAAATGTCAATGAATTTGCATATCCGGTTCCAACTGATACAACCAAAACATTCGCAGATATAAAAGAAGAAAGGACTGTTTCAGCAAAATACTATTTATCCACCCAATATATAAAGACCCTTGTGGCTCATAAAGAAAGACATGCTGCAAAAGGTAATGGTTTCGGATATGAAATAATACCAGATAATGGTGTTGCAAACGCTATTGTAGTGGGAGGTATGGGACGAGAACGCAATCTTGTAATTGATGATCGTCTTGAAGATTTCACACCTGTTACTAATATCAAAGGCGAAATAAATCGAGATGGTTTGCGCAGAATGACCCCACGAGAATGGGCACGTTTGCAAGGTTTCCCGGATGATTTCATAATTGGGGTAGCAGACGCATCTGCTTATAAGCAATTTGGAAATTCTGTCGCAGTCCCGGCTATTCAAGCAACGGCACAGGAAGTAATTAAAAGAATCAATCTCTCAAAATTTAAGAAGTATGGCACTGACAGGAAATAA
- a CDS encoding IS5 family transposase — translation MIRPTQTVRSLFSSLDDLLNQQHPLYKLSHKIDWKRFEEAFSSLYCPDNGRPGKPIRLMCGLLILKHLRNISDESVVEQWSENAYFQYFCGMQEFTPSFPCNASELVHFRKRIGEKGIELILAESIRVNDDKTENDHHDTAFIDSTVQEKNVTYPTDAKLHKKIVGKVLKISRALKLPIRQSYTFVLKRIYRDQRFRNHSKNRKKALKADKRLRTITGRLVRELKRNLGSNREYDKLISLFERILLQRRNSTQKIYSLHEPDVQCISKGKEHKKYEFGNKVSIIRSMTGVILGASSFRNEYDGHTIEQSLDQVKRLTGERIKKLAGDRGYRGKKEINGTQILIPDTPKAKDSYYQRKKKHRLFCKRAGIEPTIGHLKSDYRLGRNFYKGLFGDAINVMLAAAAYNFKRAMKLLLYLINKISETLPRERFSLKCAF, via the coding sequence ATGATACGCCCTACTCAAACAGTTCGATCACTGTTCTCTTCGCTGGACGATTTGCTCAACCAGCAACATCCTCTGTATAAACTTTCCCATAAAATCGATTGGAAAAGGTTCGAAGAGGCTTTTTCTTCCTTGTATTGCCCAGACAATGGTCGTCCCGGCAAGCCTATTCGTTTAATGTGTGGTCTTTTAATTCTCAAGCATTTGCGCAATATTTCAGATGAATCTGTTGTAGAACAATGGAGTGAGAACGCTTATTTTCAATATTTTTGTGGCATGCAGGAGTTTACACCCTCCTTTCCCTGCAATGCCTCGGAACTGGTTCACTTCCGCAAACGTATCGGCGAAAAAGGGATAGAGCTTATTCTTGCAGAAAGTATTCGTGTGAATGATGACAAAACTGAGAATGATCACCACGATACCGCTTTTATAGACTCCACCGTGCAGGAAAAGAATGTGACTTATCCTACAGATGCCAAGTTGCATAAGAAGATAGTAGGCAAGGTTCTCAAAATCTCAAGGGCTCTCAAACTTCCCATTCGTCAAAGCTATACTTTCGTATTGAAAAGAATTTATCGGGATCAACGTTTTCGTAACCATTCCAAGAACCGTAAGAAAGCTCTTAAAGCGGATAAACGGTTACGAACAATAACGGGACGTTTGGTTCGGGAACTTAAACGAAACCTGGGTAGTAACAGGGAGTACGACAAACTCATTTCCCTCTTTGAAAGGATTCTTTTGCAACGGCGTAATTCCACTCAAAAGATTTATTCTCTTCATGAACCGGATGTTCAATGCATCAGTAAAGGTAAGGAGCACAAAAAATATGAGTTTGGAAACAAAGTCTCGATTATACGCTCCATGACGGGAGTGATTTTGGGAGCCTCTTCTTTCCGTAATGAGTACGACGGACATACCATAGAGCAAAGCCTCGATCAGGTGAAGAGACTCACGGGAGAAAGGATTAAGAAACTGGCCGGAGATAGAGGTTACCGTGGGAAAAAAGAAATAAACGGTACGCAAATATTGATTCCTGACACTCCAAAAGCAAAAGACAGTTATTATCAACGTAAAAAGAAGCATCGACTTTTCTGCAAGCGTGCAGGAATAGAACCAACTATCGGACATTTGAAGTCAGATTATCGCTTGGGACGTAACTTTTACAAAGGGCTCTTCGGGGATGCTATCAATGTAATGTTAGCTGCTGCGGCATATAACTTCAAAAGAGCCATGAAACTTCTTTTGTACCTAATAAACAAAATCAGCGAAACACTCCCAAGGGAGAGGTTTTCGCTGAAATGTGCTTTTTAA
- a CDS encoding PDZ domain-containing protein, producing the protein MRKNIMFYIAALSAVLFAIATPLSSQQQEIKIPLIMDGSISLIRVKVNSQKDPVYFMFDTGSEVTTISKGYSQKAALIFDKKNTVIGVRGEQEFATSSSNTLSLLSQNTDEVVVLKDIALTQMDFQTYTVSPSGLPISGIIGAQIIKNYSTEVDYDQNIITLRRLGSKVPAKYNNSSLSIRHTGDYFPRIPIDITLRDGSKIAGEAYFDSGADFCFMVNALYAQRNDVLNKSGFYLQRTSYGVDDQGYNYVVRAQSAVINKVKMPSFTLDISSSSTGVGAEEGSLGLIGFGFIKRFNFIIDMSLEKLYLIPNKRMSEPMWFPVGGPVIAKKASANGVQVFYVQDISLPGDAVAKCALRKDDEVISFQGKPVTSEEDLMNVIFGAAPGDKFTFVIRRDGKEMPVEFVSEAIL; encoded by the coding sequence ATGAGAAAGAATATCATGTTTTATATAGCTGCCTTATCAGCTGTATTATTTGCTATCGCAACTCCCTTGTCCTCTCAGCAACAGGAGATCAAAATCCCTTTAATAATGGATGGAAGTATTTCTTTGATCCGTGTAAAGGTCAATTCTCAGAAGGATCCTGTCTATTTTATGTTTGATACAGGTTCCGAGGTCACAACCATAAGTAAAGGTTATTCTCAAAAAGCCGCATTGATCTTTGATAAGAAGAATACAGTGATAGGGGTAAGAGGAGAGCAAGAGTTTGCAACATCATCTTCCAACACACTATCTTTATTATCTCAAAATACTGACGAAGTTGTTGTTTTAAAGGATATTGCTTTGACTCAAATGGATTTCCAAACATATACGGTATCGCCGTCAGGACTACCCATAAGCGGTATTATTGGAGCGCAGATTATAAAGAATTACAGTACGGAAGTAGACTATGATCAAAATATCATTACTTTAAGAAGGCTCGGGTCAAAAGTCCCGGCAAAGTATAATAATTCAAGCCTTTCAATCAGGCATACCGGTGATTACTTCCCTCGCATCCCTATTGACATAACTCTCCGAGATGGAAGTAAGATTGCCGGAGAAGCTTACTTTGATAGCGGAGCTGATTTTTGTTTTATGGTCAATGCCTTGTATGCCCAACGTAATGATGTATTGAACAAATCAGGATTTTATTTACAGCGTACCAGTTATGGCGTTGATGATCAAGGCTACAATTATGTTGTCAGAGCACAAAGTGCTGTTATCAATAAGGTCAAGATGCCAAGTTTTACTTTAGATATATCTTCAAGTTCCACGGGAGTTGGTGCAGAGGAAGGTTCACTCGGACTTATTGGTTTTGGATTCATTAAGAGGTTCAATTTTATTATTGACATGTCTTTGGAAAAGCTTTATCTCATTCCCAATAAGAGGATGTCAGAGCCTATGTGGTTTCCGGTAGGAGGGCCTGTTATCGCTAAAAAAGCATCTGCCAATGGAGTGCAAGTGTTTTATGTACAGGATATTAGTTTGCCGGGTGATGCTGTAGCAAAATGTGCTTTGCGAAAAGATGATGAAGTAATTTCGTTTCAAGGCAAACCTGTAACATCAGAAGAGGATTTGATGAATGTTATTTTCGGAGCTGCTCCCGGAGACAAATTTACTTTTGTTATACGCCGTGACGGTAAAGAAATGCCTGTTGAATTTGTTTCAGAGGCCATTTTGTAA